In Amia ocellicauda isolate fAmiCal2 chromosome 7, fAmiCal2.hap1, whole genome shotgun sequence, one genomic interval encodes:
- the LOC136753830 gene encoding serine/threonine-protein kinase N2-like, which produces MEYAAGGDLSTHMQAASFKELKAVDLKPDNLVLDSVGYLKIADFGLCKKGLGFGDHTSSACGTPSYFAPEVLSYTRAVDRWDLGVLIFHMLVDKPPFRGDDGDQQFRNIVEAEVRYPWFVSSNATSIMKERVDWNALLERKVKPPFIPTIRGRKDVRNFSNAYVSENIPVLTPPQKPIILIEEEEEYFRDFEYTATI; this is translated from the exons ATGGAGTATGCGGCAGGAGGAGACCTCTCAACACACATGCAGGCAGCCAGTTTTAAGGAGCTTAAGGCTGT ggATTTGAAGCCAGATAACTTGGTGCTGGACTCGGTGGGCTATCTTAAAATTGCGGACTTTGGGCTCTGCAagaaag GCCTCGGTTTTGGAGATCACACTAGTTCAGCTTGCGGCACTCCCTCGTATTTTGCTCCAGAAGTCCTGTCgtacacccgggcagtggaTAGGTGGGACCTGGGTGTGCTCATCTTTCATATGCTGGTTGACAAG CCTCCTTTCCGCGGTGACGATGGAGACCAGCAGTTTCGCAACATTGTTGAGGCTGAAGTGCGATATCCTTGGTTCGTCTCCTCGAACGCCACCTCCATAATGAAAgag AGAGTGGATTGGAATGCGCTGCTGGAAAGGAAGGTGAAGCCTCCTTTCATCCCTACAATCAGAGGGCGCAAGGATGTCAGAAATTTCAGCAATGCCTATGTGTCCGAAAATATCCCAGTCCTGACTCCGCCTCAGAAACCCATCATACTcattgaggaggaggaggagtactTCCGTGACTTTGAATACACAGCGACTATCTAG